Genomic window (Nitrosophilus kaiyonis):
TAATATAGAACCTTCTAAGTTTTCTCCAGTAAGTTTTGATTTATTATAAATTAAAGAGAGCTTTTTTATATAGATATCTGCTTTTTTATCTATATTTTCCAATTTTTTTGCAAAATATTTTTCAAGATCTGTAGAAAATGTTATATCTGCTTCTATTTTGCCATTTTTGTAAATATATCCGATTATATTTTTGTTTTTCCTTTGATCAACTATATGAACTAAGCTATTTTTTATAGAAGAAAATTGATCATTTATGTATATATTTATTCCTCTATTTGCACATCCTACCAAAAATATAAATAAAGTAAATATAAAAAAAATCTTTTTCATGATAAGGCCTTAATCAATTTTTAAAACAGTTAAAAAGGCTTCCTGTGGAAGCTGAACTTTTCCTATAGATTTCATCCTTTTCTTACCAGCTTTTTGCTTTTCAAGAAGTTTTCTTTTTCTTGTAATATCTCCTCCGTAACATTTTGCAGTAACATTTTTCCCCATAGATTTTACTGTCTCTCTTGCAATTATTTTATTTCCTATACTTGCTTGAATTGCAACTTCAAAAAGCTGCCTTGGAACAATCTCTTTCATCTTTTTAACAAGCTCTCTTCCTCTGTAAAAAGCTTTCTCTTTAGGAACAATAATAGATAAAGCATCAACTACTTCACCAGCAACTCTTACATCAAGTTTTACAAGATCTCCTTCTTTATAATCACTTGGCTCATAGTCAAAACTTGCATACCCTTTTGTTACTGTTTTTAATTTATCATAAAAATCCATAACAATTTCATTCATTGGTATTTCATACTCAAGCAAAACTCTATCTTCTGTTAAATATTCCATCTTTTTTTGAGTGCCTCTTTTCTCATTTACCAATGTTATAACATTTCCTAAAAACTCAGTTGGAGTAATAATTGTAGCTTTTACATATGGCTCATAAATCTTTTCAATCTCTTGAACTGGAGGCAATTCACTTGGATTTTGAATCTCTATTTCACTTCCATCAGTTTTTAATACTTTGTATGTAACAGTTGGTGCAGTTGCAATTAAATCAAGTCCAAATTCTCGCTCTAATCTTTCTTTTACAACTTCCATATGCAAAAGACCTAAAAATCCAACTCTAAAGCCAAATCCAAGTGCAGCAGATGTTTCAGGCTCATAAGTTATAGCTGCATCATTTAGTTTTAGTTTGTTTAATGCATCTCTTAAATCTTCAAATTTATCAGTTTCAATTGGATAAAGTCCTGCAAATACAAAAGGTTTAGCCTCTTCAAATCCTTCAATTGGACTTTTTGTTGGATTTTTTGCATCAGTTATTGTATCACCTACCTGAACATCTCCAATGTTTTTAAGACCCATTACAACAATACCAATTTCACCTGTTTTAATAGTATCAGTTTTTATTGGAGATATAGGGTGTGGATACATAAGTCCTAAAACTTCATGTTTTTTATTTGTACCCATTACAAGAACTTCTTGACCTTTTTTTATCTCTCCATCAAATACTCTAACAAGTGCCAAAGCTCCAAGATAGCTATCAAACCAGCTATCATAAATCAAAGCTTTAGTAGGAGCTTTAGAATCTCCTTTTGGTGCTGGAATTCTTTCAATAATTGCATCAAGAAGCTCTTTTATTCCTTGTCCAGTTTTTGCACTTACCTCCAATGCATCAGAACAATCAAGTCCAATAGTATTTTCAATATCCTCTTTTACTCTATTTGGGTCTGCTGCTGGAAGATCGATTTTATTGATAACCGGAATTAATTCAAGATTGTTTTCTAAGGCAATATATACATTTGCAATTGTTTGAGCTTCAACTCCTTGGCTCGCATCGACTACTAAAAGTGCCCCTTCACTTGAGGCAAGAGATCTGCTAACTTCATAACTAAAATCAACATGTCCCGGAGTATCGATAAGATTTAATATATATTCTTTTCCATCTTTTTTATATTTTAATCTAACACTTTGAGCCTTTATAGTAATACCTCTTTCTTTTTCTATATCCATAGTATCAAGAAGCTGCTCACTCATTTTTCTCTCTTCTACAGCACCACACTCTTGAATCAATCTATCGGCCAAAGTGCTTTTTCCATGATCAATATGTGCAATGATGGAAAAATTCCTAATATTTTCCACGATACTCCCTATTTTAGTATTTAGTTTTAAGATTTAAGAGTTAAGACTAAAAATTTTACTTAACACTTAATTCTTAACTCTTAGCTCTAAATAAACAAACTATTAACACTCTCATTATGATAAACTCTTCTTATAACCTCAGCAAAAAGAGGAGCAACTGTTAAAACTTTTATTTTATCAGTCTCTTTTTTCAATGGAAGAGAATTTGATACAACAAGCTCATCAAGCTCACCATTTTCTATTCTCTCATATGCAGGACCACTTAAAACTGGATGAGTACAACATGCCATAACTGAGTTTGCACCTTTTTCTTTTAAAGCCTTTGCAGCTTTAACTATTGTTCCTGCAGTATCAATCATATCATCAACTAAAATAACATCTTTATCTTTTACATCACCTATAATATTCATAACTTCTGACTCATTTGCTTTTTCTCTTCTTTTATCAACAATAACCATATCAAGACCCAATCTACTTGCAAAATATCTTGCTCTTGCAACACCACCGATATCTGGACTTGCAATGATTGGATTTTTTAAATTTTTATTTTTAACATAATCCATAAAAATAATTGCACCATATAAATTATCAACCGGAATATCAAAAAAGCCCTGAATCTGGCCAGCATGAAGATCAATAGTAATCACTCTTGTAATTCCAGCTTTTTCTATTAGGTTTGCAACAAGTTTAGCTGTAATCGGAACTCTAGGGGCTGCTTTTCTATCTTGTCTAGCATAGCCAAAATATGGAATAAC
Coding sequences:
- the lepA gene encoding translation elongation factor 4, whose product is MENIRNFSIIAHIDHGKSTLADRLIQECGAVEERKMSEQLLDTMDIEKERGITIKAQSVRLKYKKDGKEYILNLIDTPGHVDFSYEVSRSLASSEGALLVVDASQGVEAQTIANVYIALENNLELIPVINKIDLPAADPNRVKEDIENTIGLDCSDALEVSAKTGQGIKELLDAIIERIPAPKGDSKAPTKALIYDSWFDSYLGALALVRVFDGEIKKGQEVLVMGTNKKHEVLGLMYPHPISPIKTDTIKTGEIGIVVMGLKNIGDVQVGDTITDAKNPTKSPIEGFEEAKPFVFAGLYPIETDKFEDLRDALNKLKLNDAAITYEPETSAALGFGFRVGFLGLLHMEVVKERLEREFGLDLIATAPTVTYKVLKTDGSEIEIQNPSELPPVQEIEKIYEPYVKATIITPTEFLGNVITLVNEKRGTQKKMEYLTEDRVLLEYEIPMNEIVMDFYDKLKTVTKGYASFDYEPSDYKEGDLVKLDVRVAGEVVDALSIIVPKEKAFYRGRELVKKMKEIVPRQLFEVAIQASIGNKIIARETVKSMGKNVTAKCYGGDITRKRKLLEKQKAGKKRMKSIGKVQLPQEAFLTVLKID
- a CDS encoding ribose-phosphate pyrophosphokinase; amino-acid sequence: MRGYKIFSGTSHPEFAKEVAKYLDVPLSKATVSRFSDGEINVQISESVRGRDVFIVQPTGSPANDNLMELLIMTDALRRSSANTITAVIPYFGYARQDRKAAPRVPITAKLVANLIEKAGITRVITIDLHAGQIQGFFDIPVDNLYGAIIFMDYVKNKNLKNPIIASPDIGGVARARYFASRLGLDMVIVDKRREKANESEVMNIIGDVKDKDVILVDDMIDTAGTIVKAAKALKEKGANSVMACCTHPVLSGPAYERIENGELDELVVSNSLPLKKETDKIKVLTVAPLFAEVIRRVYHNESVNSLFI